One window from the genome of Drosophila albomicans strain 15112-1751.03 chromosome 2L, ASM965048v2, whole genome shotgun sequence encodes:
- the LOC117563366 gene encoding coatomer subunit epsilon: MSRAQHNDDDVNSSLFDARNEYYIGNFMGSINFVLPEQGTAGAELLSYMYLSYLAIDSGRIIASDIKENNTTPLLALRLVHEAFEQPSRTEELLEKLTDKVASEEDETNIWHIATAIVYCYDGQFENALKILHGSTNLESMALSVQCLLRLQRVDLAKQLVAKMQEISDDATLTQLAQAWVALAQGTEQMQDAFHIYQEFCEKFKPTPALLNGQAVVHLGLERYEEAEAVLRESLTKKHNDYDTLINMLVLAHLTGKSSETITRYWEQLRQFHPKSDFITDLDKKSAEFDRLCLEYEPSSEQLLAV, from the coding sequence atgagTCGAGCGCaacacaacgacgacgatgtcaACTCATCGCTCTTCGATGCCCGCAATGAATACTACATTGGCAACTTCATGGGATCGATTAACTTTGTGCTTCCGGAGCAAGGAACCGCAGGTGCTGAATTACTTTCCTACATGTATTTGTCATATTTGGCCATCGATTCGGGTCGCATAATTGCCTCCGACATCAAGGAGAACAACACGACACCCTTATTGGCACTGCGTCTAGTGCACGAAGCATTTGAGCAGCCGTCGCGCACCGAGGAGCTGCTGGAGAAGCTCACCGACAAGGTGGCCAGCGAGGAAGATGAGACAAACATTTGGCACATTGCCACCGCCATCGTTTACTGCTACGATGGACAGTTTGAGAATGCTCTCAAGATTCTGCATGGCTCTACCAATCTCGAATCAATGGCACTGTCCGTTCAATGCTTGTTGCGACTGCAGCGCGTCGATCTTGCTAAGCAGCTGGTGGCCAAGATGCAGGAGATTAGCGATGATGCAACGCTTACGCAGTTGGCGCAAGCTTGGGTTGCCTTGGCGCAAGGCACGGAGCAAATGCAGGATGCATTCCACATCTATCAGGAGTTCTGTGAAAAGTTTAAACCAACTCCAGCGCTTTTGAATGGACAGGCTGTTGTGCATCTGGGCTTGGAACGCTATGAGGAGGCCGAAGCTGTGTTGCGAGAATCGCTGACCAAGAAACACAACGATTACGACACACTGATCAACATGTTGGTGCTGGCGCACTTGACGGGCAAGTCGTCCGAGACGATCACACGTTACTGGGAGCAGTTGAGGCAATTCCATCCAAAGAGCGACTTCATCACCGATCTAGACAAGAAATCAGCCGAGTTTGATCGCCTCTGCTTAGAGTATGAGCCTAGTAGCGAGCAATTGCTTGCCGTCTAA
- the LOC117563362 gene encoding coiled-coil domain-containing protein 102A isoform X3, translating to MSQVTSSTTQSASAAQAGRRLPNNDAAVCVGVAGGGYGETEWEARESQRQRELHEARARAAQMEKTMKWWSDCTANWREKWSKVRNERNKAREESKQLNIKLDVAMKEAHSLKREKNDLELQITQLKKEMENVHSLMMKHAGQFHRADTNEDAEANGRDANCSPDISSDGLKNVNSEDGLVTKLPNDVKDLDIEEFALKGAMPKHLSELDEAAAAEEKRLIQQLSKDDFDEDYLLQKISMLQLRLDEAQKTLQAERDEKHELHKSIEKLALELQDVRGRQEELRSAKQEAVRELLTLQEQHRAEMRIVNNSLQEEIAARENLERRLSELRTELEHLQAENASEWGKRERLESEKLALERDNKKLRAELRDYQERSDRKCRPMQANDVELRALQQELSERNKEISEVKMSHAKLKKLLAETNTELGHAVRRAEQYEAELTAYMRCQDLKNTSVQFS from the exons ATGTCGCAAGTGACGTCGTCAACGACACAGAGTGCATCCGCTGCCCAAGCGGGCAGACGGTTGCCCAACAACGATGCTGCTGTTTGCGTGGGCGTCGCTGGCGGTGGCTACGGCGAAACAGAGTGGGAGGCGCGTGAG TCCCAGCGACAACGGGAGTTGCATGAGGCACGGGCCAGAGCCGCACAGATGGAGAAGACCATGAAGTGGTG GTCGGATTGCACTGCCAACTGGCGCGAGAAGTGGAGTAAG GTTCGCAACGAGCGTAACAAGGCTCGCGAGGAATCTAAgcaattaaacattaaactgGACGTCGCCATGAAGGAGGCACATTCGCTAAAACGTGAGAAAAATGATCTGGAGCTGCAGATAACGCAGCTTAaaaaggaaatggaaaatgtgcACTCCCTGATGATGAAACATGCCGGACAATTTCATCGCGCCGATACTAATGAAGATGCCGAAGCCAATGGACGTGATGCCAATTGTTCACCAGACATTTCGTCAGATGGCTTGAAGAATGTCAATAGTGAAGATGGTTTGGTCACTAAGCTACCCAATGATGTCAAAGATTTAGACATTGAAGAGTTTGCCCTAAAGGGCGCCATGCCCAAACATTTAAGCGAACTGGATGAAGCGGCAGCTGCCGAGGAAAAGCGTTTGATACAACAACTATCCAAGGATGATTTCGATGAGGATTATCTGCTGCAAAAGATATCCATGCTCCAGTTGCGCTTGGATGAGGCTCAAAAGACTCTGCAGGCAGAGCGAGA TGAAAAACACGAACTACACAAGAGCATAGAGAAACTGGCTCTGGAACTGCAGGATGTGCGTGGACGGCAGGAAGAGCTACGTTCGGCCAAACAGGAGGCAGTTCGTGAGCTGCTTACACTCCAG GAGCAACATCGCGCCGAGATGCGTATTGTCAACAACTCGCTCCAAGAAGAAATTGCTGCGCGTGAAAATCTGGAGCGTCG TCTTAGTGAACTACGCACAGAACTGGAACATTTACAGGCCGAGAACGCTTCGGAATGGGGCAAGCGGGAACGTTTGGAATCTGAGAAGTTGGCGCTGGAGCGCGACAATAAAAAGTTGCGCGCTGAACTTCGTGACTATCAGGAACGCTCTGATCGAAAGTGTCGTCCCATGCAAGCCAACGATGTGGAGTTGCGTGCGCTGCAGCAGGAGTTGTCTGAGAGAAATAAGGAAATCAGCGAGGTCAAAATGTCGCATGCCAAACTCAAGAAACTGCTGGCCGAAACAAACACTGAACTGGGTCATGCAGTGCGACGGGCGGAACAATATGAGGCGGAG TTGACAGCATATATGAGATGTCAAGATCTTAAGAATAcatcagttcagttcagttga
- the LOC117563367 gene encoding PHD finger-like domain-containing protein 5A, translating into MAKHHPDLIFCRKQPGVAIGRLCEKDDGKCVICDSYVRPCTLVRICDECNYGSYQGRCVICGGPGVSDAYYCKSCTIQEKDRDGCPKIVNLGSSKTDLFYERKKYGFKQNY; encoded by the exons ATGGCCAAGCATCATCCCGACTTGATTTTCTGCCGCAAACAGCCAGGCGTTG CCATTGGCCGGTTGTGTGAAAAGGATGATGGAAAATGTGTAATTTGTGACTCTTATGTGCGTCCTTGTACCTTGGTGCGCATTTGTGATGAGTGCAATTATGGCTCATATCAGGGACGCTGCGTTATATGCGGTGGTCCCGGCGTTTCTGATGCCTACTACTGCAAATCCTGCACTATACAAGAGAAGGAT CGCGATGGTTGTCCTAAAATTGTCAATCTGGGCAGCTCAAAGACAGACTTGTTTTACGAGCGCAAGAAATATGGTTTCAAACAAAA CTATTGA
- the LOC117563362 gene encoding coiled-coil domain-containing protein 102A isoform X4, with translation MSQVTSSTTQSASAAQAGRRLPNNDAAVCVGVAGGGYGETEWEARESQRQRELHEARARAAQMEKTMKWWSDCTANWREKWSKVRNERNKAREESKQLNIKLDVAMKEAHSLKREKNDLELQITQLKKEMENVHSLMMKHAGQFHRADTNEDAEANGRDANCSPDISSDGLKNVNSEDGLVTKLPNDVKDLDIEEFALKGAMPKHLSELDEAAAAEEKRLIQQLSKDDFDEDYLLQKISMLQLRLDEAQKTLQAERDEKHELHKSIEKLALELQDVRGRQEELRSAKQEAVRELLTLQEQHRAEMRIVNNSLQEEIAARENLERRLSELRTELEHLQAENASEWGKRERLESEKLALERDNKKLRAELRDYQERSDRKCRPMQANDVELRALQQELSERNKEISEVKMSHAKLKKLLAETNTELGHAVRRAEQYEAEKS, from the exons ATGTCGCAAGTGACGTCGTCAACGACACAGAGTGCATCCGCTGCCCAAGCGGGCAGACGGTTGCCCAACAACGATGCTGCTGTTTGCGTGGGCGTCGCTGGCGGTGGCTACGGCGAAACAGAGTGGGAGGCGCGTGAG TCCCAGCGACAACGGGAGTTGCATGAGGCACGGGCCAGAGCCGCACAGATGGAGAAGACCATGAAGTGGTG GTCGGATTGCACTGCCAACTGGCGCGAGAAGTGGAGTAAG GTTCGCAACGAGCGTAACAAGGCTCGCGAGGAATCTAAgcaattaaacattaaactgGACGTCGCCATGAAGGAGGCACATTCGCTAAAACGTGAGAAAAATGATCTGGAGCTGCAGATAACGCAGCTTAaaaaggaaatggaaaatgtgcACTCCCTGATGATGAAACATGCCGGACAATTTCATCGCGCCGATACTAATGAAGATGCCGAAGCCAATGGACGTGATGCCAATTGTTCACCAGACATTTCGTCAGATGGCTTGAAGAATGTCAATAGTGAAGATGGTTTGGTCACTAAGCTACCCAATGATGTCAAAGATTTAGACATTGAAGAGTTTGCCCTAAAGGGCGCCATGCCCAAACATTTAAGCGAACTGGATGAAGCGGCAGCTGCCGAGGAAAAGCGTTTGATACAACAACTATCCAAGGATGATTTCGATGAGGATTATCTGCTGCAAAAGATATCCATGCTCCAGTTGCGCTTGGATGAGGCTCAAAAGACTCTGCAGGCAGAGCGAGA TGAAAAACACGAACTACACAAGAGCATAGAGAAACTGGCTCTGGAACTGCAGGATGTGCGTGGACGGCAGGAAGAGCTACGTTCGGCCAAACAGGAGGCAGTTCGTGAGCTGCTTACACTCCAG GAGCAACATCGCGCCGAGATGCGTATTGTCAACAACTCGCTCCAAGAAGAAATTGCTGCGCGTGAAAATCTGGAGCGTCG TCTTAGTGAACTACGCACAGAACTGGAACATTTACAGGCCGAGAACGCTTCGGAATGGGGCAAGCGGGAACGTTTGGAATCTGAGAAGTTGGCGCTGGAGCGCGACAATAAAAAGTTGCGCGCTGAACTTCGTGACTATCAGGAACGCTCTGATCGAAAGTGTCGTCCCATGCAAGCCAACGATGTGGAGTTGCGTGCGCTGCAGCAGGAGTTGTCTGAGAGAAATAAGGAAATCAGCGAGGTCAAAATGTCGCATGCCAAACTCAAGAAACTGCTGGCCGAAACAAACACTGAACTGGGTCATGCAGTGCGACGGGCGGAACAATATGAGGCGGAG AAAAGTTGA
- the LOC117563365 gene encoding kynurenine formamidase → MYNSQEKNIDLVREYLPSYNTVRFQDQPEPNLAVEQNFVNVISKQTADLATKPGIKVHNLRYGGSDDRQLVDVYYKDEATSEPSSLIVYVHGGYWQILDKSHSGSMVGPLVDRGYRVAVMDYNNCPQVTLPQLLEQFTSFLLWIFDYAERTQTTAISFAGHSAGAHLLAQLLHMPDLITEERRRKVQVVFFICGVYDLRELWELDAVNPNNIFGLDAESVIEVSPMLWPWYADGSSWSSLRSHVISAENESVTFTEQSRVFANYLKEAGFEVTFKVFDKYDHFDIIEETANDDSPITKYILEALQDTSPEKESSPKESCPC, encoded by the exons ATGTACAATTCTCAAGAGAAAAACATTGATTTAGTGCGGGAATATTTGCCTAGCTATAATACAGTTAGATTCCAAGATCAACCAGAACCAAATTTGGCAGTTGAACAGAATTTCGTAAATGTAATATCAAAGC AGACGGCTGATCTAGCTACAAAACCTGGCATCAAAGTTCATAATTTGCGATATGGGGGCTCAGATGATCGTCAATTGGTCGATGTTTACTATAAAGATGAAGCAACCTCTGAACCTTCGTCTCTTATCGTGTATGTGCATGGCGGCTATTGGCAAATATTAGACAAGTCCCATTCAGGCTCCATGGTAGGACCTCTGGTAGATCGTGGTTATCGAGTCGCAGTTATGGACTACAACAACTGTCCTCAAGTGACTTTGCCCCAATTGCTGGAGCAGTTTACCAGTTTTCTGCTCTGGATCTTTGACTATGCTGAGCGTACGCAAACAACGGCGATTAGCTTCGCAGGCCACTCGGCTGGTGCCCATCTTCTGGCCCAATTGTTACATATGCCTGATCTGATCACTGAGGAGCGACGTCGAAAAGTGCAAGTGGTCTTCTTTATATGCGGCGTTTATGATCTGCGGGAGCTTTGGGAGTTGGATGCGGTGAATCCCAACAATATTTTCGGCCTAGATGCCGAGAGTGTTATAGAGGTTTCCCCTATGCTCTGGCCATGGTATGCTGACGGTTCATCGTGGAGTAGTTTACGATCTCATGTGATATCGGCTGAAAATGAAAGTGTAACATTCACTGAACAGAGTCGCGTTTTCGCCAACTACTTGAAAGAAGCCGGTTTTGAAGTTACTTTCAAGGTCTTCGATAAATACGATCACTTTGATATCATTGAAGAAACAGCTAATGACGATTCGCCTATTACCAAGTATATCTTAGAAGCCTTGCAAGACACTTCACCAGAAAAAGAGAGTAGCCCCAAGGAATCGTGCCCATGCTGA
- the LOC117563362 gene encoding coiled-coil domain-containing protein 102A isoform X1: protein MSQVTSSTTQSASAAQAGRRLPNNDAAVCVGVAGGGYGETEWEARESQRQRELHEARARAAQMEKTMKWWSDCTANWREKWSKVRNERNKAREESKQLNIKLDVAMKEAHSLKREKNDLELQITQLKKEMENVHSLMMKHAGQFHRADTNEDAEANGRDANCSPDISSDGLKNVNSEDGLVTKLPNDVKDLDIEEFALKGAMPKHLSELDEAAAAEEKRLIQQLSKDDFDEDYLLQKISMLQLRLDEAQKTLQAERDEKHELHKSIEKLALELQDVRGRQEELRSAKQEAVRELLTLQEQHRAEMRIVNNSLQEEIAARENLERRLSELRTELEHLQAENASEWGKRERLESEKLALERDNKKLRAELRDYQERSDRKCRPMQANDVELRALQQELSERNKEISEVKMSHAKLKKLLAETNTELGHAVRRAEQYEAEVKRLRQRVEELKRELAGAEDELDSAVNQVRRLQRSNDELVGQTEGLQVQIQHLQNRRAPSPQLRGLGGVQLRNKIAVELPNDCLPNINDLRQIFDDTQAGLRSSHNGSDSVSAHHAAAVKRSSHTERTLLQQQQSNAAAAAAATAAAAAAAAAYFDAKTSHFEENIFEAKSRNLEFERAKQKFDNPHGQHHHQHHQRQQRSSAGRYNSAGSNSSSGNRANLALPLKCMTNSGGNTTASNKDDINRQLYEAHDKEQTAAGYARNSINLDGLKVSDDETP from the exons ATGTCGCAAGTGACGTCGTCAACGACACAGAGTGCATCCGCTGCCCAAGCGGGCAGACGGTTGCCCAACAACGATGCTGCTGTTTGCGTGGGCGTCGCTGGCGGTGGCTACGGCGAAACAGAGTGGGAGGCGCGTGAG TCCCAGCGACAACGGGAGTTGCATGAGGCACGGGCCAGAGCCGCACAGATGGAGAAGACCATGAAGTGGTG GTCGGATTGCACTGCCAACTGGCGCGAGAAGTGGAGTAAG GTTCGCAACGAGCGTAACAAGGCTCGCGAGGAATCTAAgcaattaaacattaaactgGACGTCGCCATGAAGGAGGCACATTCGCTAAAACGTGAGAAAAATGATCTGGAGCTGCAGATAACGCAGCTTAaaaaggaaatggaaaatgtgcACTCCCTGATGATGAAACATGCCGGACAATTTCATCGCGCCGATACTAATGAAGATGCCGAAGCCAATGGACGTGATGCCAATTGTTCACCAGACATTTCGTCAGATGGCTTGAAGAATGTCAATAGTGAAGATGGTTTGGTCACTAAGCTACCCAATGATGTCAAAGATTTAGACATTGAAGAGTTTGCCCTAAAGGGCGCCATGCCCAAACATTTAAGCGAACTGGATGAAGCGGCAGCTGCCGAGGAAAAGCGTTTGATACAACAACTATCCAAGGATGATTTCGATGAGGATTATCTGCTGCAAAAGATATCCATGCTCCAGTTGCGCTTGGATGAGGCTCAAAAGACTCTGCAGGCAGAGCGAGA TGAAAAACACGAACTACACAAGAGCATAGAGAAACTGGCTCTGGAACTGCAGGATGTGCGTGGACGGCAGGAAGAGCTACGTTCGGCCAAACAGGAGGCAGTTCGTGAGCTGCTTACACTCCAG GAGCAACATCGCGCCGAGATGCGTATTGTCAACAACTCGCTCCAAGAAGAAATTGCTGCGCGTGAAAATCTGGAGCGTCG TCTTAGTGAACTACGCACAGAACTGGAACATTTACAGGCCGAGAACGCTTCGGAATGGGGCAAGCGGGAACGTTTGGAATCTGAGAAGTTGGCGCTGGAGCGCGACAATAAAAAGTTGCGCGCTGAACTTCGTGACTATCAGGAACGCTCTGATCGAAAGTGTCGTCCCATGCAAGCCAACGATGTGGAGTTGCGTGCGCTGCAGCAGGAGTTGTCTGAGAGAAATAAGGAAATCAGCGAGGTCAAAATGTCGCATGCCAAACTCAAGAAACTGCTGGCCGAAACAAACACTGAACTGGGTCATGCAGTGCGACGGGCGGAACAATATGAGGCGGAG GTAAAACGACTTCGACAACGCGTTGAGGAGCTCAAACGTGAATTGGCTGGTGCCGAGGATGAGTTGGACTCGGCAGTTAACCAAGTGCGACGCTTACAGCGCAGCAATGATGAGTTAGTGGGTCAAACTGAGGGGCTTCAGGTGCAAATACAACATCTGCAAAACAG ACGTGCACCAAGTCCACAACTGCGTGGTTTGGGTGGAGTGCAGTTGCGTAATAAGATTGCTGTCGAGTTGCCCAATGATTGTCTGCCCAACATCAATGATCTGCGTCAGATCTTTGACGATACTCAGGCGGGTTTGCGTAGCTCCCACAATGGCAGCGATTCGGTGTCAGCTCATCATGCAGCAGCGGTCAAGCGTTCCAGTCACACGGAGCGCAcgctgttgcagcaacagcagagcaatgcggcagcagctgccgcggcaacagcagcagcagcagcggctgcggcGGCTTATTTTGATGCCAAGACATCGCATTTCGAGGAGAACATCTTTGAGGCAAAGTCGCGTAATTTGGAATTTGAGCGAGCCAAGCAGAAGTTTGATAATCCCCATgggcagcatcatcatcagcaccATCAAAGGCAACAGCGTTCGTCGGCCGGACGCTACAATAGCgctggcagcaacagcagcagcggaaaTCGAGCTAATCTCGCCTTGCCGCTCAAATGTATGACAAATAGTGGCGGCAACACAACGGCATCGAATAAGGATGATATCAATAGGCAGCTGTATGAGGCACACGATAAGGAGCAGACAGCTGCTGGCTATGCTCGCAATAGTATTAATTTAGATGGTCTAAAGGTATCCGATGACGAG ACTCCGTAG
- the LOC117563362 gene encoding coiled-coil domain-containing protein 102A isoform X2, which produces MSQVTSSTTQSASAAQAGRRLPNNDAAVCVGVAGGGYGETEWEARESQRQRELHEARARAAQMEKTMKWWSDCTANWREKWSKVRNERNKAREESKQLNIKLDVAMKEAHSLKREKNDLELQITQLKKEMENVHSLMMKHAGQFHRADTNEDAEANGRDANCSPDISSDGLKNVNSEDGLVTKLPNDVKDLDIEEFALKGAMPKHLSELDEAAAAEEKRLIQQLSKDDFDEDYLLQKISMLQLRLDEAQKTLQAERDEKHELHKSIEKLALELQDVRGRQEELRSAKQEAVRELLTLQEQHRAEMRIVNNSLQEEIAARENLERRLSELRTELEHLQAENASEWGKRERLESEKLALERDNKKLRAELRDYQERSDRKCRPMQANDVELRALQQELSERNKEISEVKMSHAKLKKLLAETNTELGHAVRRAEQYEAEVKRLRQRVEELKRELAGAEDELDSAVNQVRRLQRSNDELVGQTEGLQVQIQHLQNRLRSYGSTSLLLDDETEGNSD; this is translated from the exons ATGTCGCAAGTGACGTCGTCAACGACACAGAGTGCATCCGCTGCCCAAGCGGGCAGACGGTTGCCCAACAACGATGCTGCTGTTTGCGTGGGCGTCGCTGGCGGTGGCTACGGCGAAACAGAGTGGGAGGCGCGTGAG TCCCAGCGACAACGGGAGTTGCATGAGGCACGGGCCAGAGCCGCACAGATGGAGAAGACCATGAAGTGGTG GTCGGATTGCACTGCCAACTGGCGCGAGAAGTGGAGTAAG GTTCGCAACGAGCGTAACAAGGCTCGCGAGGAATCTAAgcaattaaacattaaactgGACGTCGCCATGAAGGAGGCACATTCGCTAAAACGTGAGAAAAATGATCTGGAGCTGCAGATAACGCAGCTTAaaaaggaaatggaaaatgtgcACTCCCTGATGATGAAACATGCCGGACAATTTCATCGCGCCGATACTAATGAAGATGCCGAAGCCAATGGACGTGATGCCAATTGTTCACCAGACATTTCGTCAGATGGCTTGAAGAATGTCAATAGTGAAGATGGTTTGGTCACTAAGCTACCCAATGATGTCAAAGATTTAGACATTGAAGAGTTTGCCCTAAAGGGCGCCATGCCCAAACATTTAAGCGAACTGGATGAAGCGGCAGCTGCCGAGGAAAAGCGTTTGATACAACAACTATCCAAGGATGATTTCGATGAGGATTATCTGCTGCAAAAGATATCCATGCTCCAGTTGCGCTTGGATGAGGCTCAAAAGACTCTGCAGGCAGAGCGAGA TGAAAAACACGAACTACACAAGAGCATAGAGAAACTGGCTCTGGAACTGCAGGATGTGCGTGGACGGCAGGAAGAGCTACGTTCGGCCAAACAGGAGGCAGTTCGTGAGCTGCTTACACTCCAG GAGCAACATCGCGCCGAGATGCGTATTGTCAACAACTCGCTCCAAGAAGAAATTGCTGCGCGTGAAAATCTGGAGCGTCG TCTTAGTGAACTACGCACAGAACTGGAACATTTACAGGCCGAGAACGCTTCGGAATGGGGCAAGCGGGAACGTTTGGAATCTGAGAAGTTGGCGCTGGAGCGCGACAATAAAAAGTTGCGCGCTGAACTTCGTGACTATCAGGAACGCTCTGATCGAAAGTGTCGTCCCATGCAAGCCAACGATGTGGAGTTGCGTGCGCTGCAGCAGGAGTTGTCTGAGAGAAATAAGGAAATCAGCGAGGTCAAAATGTCGCATGCCAAACTCAAGAAACTGCTGGCCGAAACAAACACTGAACTGGGTCATGCAGTGCGACGGGCGGAACAATATGAGGCGGAG GTAAAACGACTTCGACAACGCGTTGAGGAGCTCAAACGTGAATTGGCTGGTGCCGAGGATGAGTTGGACTCGGCAGTTAACCAAGTGCGACGCTTACAGCGCAGCAATGATGAGTTAGTGGGTCAAACTGAGGGGCTTCAGGTGCAAATACAACATCTGCAAAACAG ACTCCGTAGCTATGGCTCGACAAGTTTGCTGCTGGACGATGAAACGGAAGGGAATAGCGATTGA
- the LOC117563363 gene encoding glutaryl-CoA dehydrogenase, mitochondrial, with translation MIAQNIITKLRPCVSRLASTKASSAPKFNWQDPLNLESQLTEEEIAIRDAFRGYCQSELLPRVTLANRNEQFDKKIMEEIGSLGVLGCTLQGYGCAGVSSVAYGLLTREVERVDSAYRSAVSVQSSLAMGAIYDYGSDEQKQKYLPSMAQGKLIGAFGLTEPNHGSDPGGMETRAKYDSKTKTYILNGSKTWITSAPIADVIIVWAKCEDGKLRGFIVDRKLSAKGLDTPKIEGKFSLRASPTGMILMDDVHVPEEQLLPNALGFSGPFNCLNNARYGIAWGALGAAEACVAIGRQYTLDRKQFGRPLAANQLIQKKLADATTEIALGLQSCLHVGRLKDRKLHTPEMISLLKRNNAGKSLEIARHMRDMLGGNGISDEYHVIRHVMNLESVNTYEGTHDIHALILGRAITGLAAFAN, from the exons ATGATTGCACAAAATATTATCACAAAGTTGCGTCCCTGCGTTAGCCGCTTGGCGAGCACTAAAGCGAGTAGTGCACCCAAATTCAACTGGCAGGATCCGCTCAACTTGGAGAGTCAGCTGACCGAAGAGGAAATTGCCATTCGCGATGCCTTCCGCGGCTATTGCCAATCGGAATTGTTGCCGCGCGTCACTTTGGCCAATCGCAATGAGCAGTTCGATAAGAAGATTATGGAGGAAATTGGCAGCCTCGGTGTCTTGGGCTGCACACTCCAAGGCTACGGTTGTGCTGGCGTCTCCAGTGTTGCATATGGTCTGCTGACCCGCGAAGTGGAACGTGTGGATTCTGCATACCGATCTGCAGTCAGTGTACAAAGCTCACTTGCCATGGGCGCCATATACGACTATGGATCCGacgagcaaaagcaaaaatatttgcccAGCATGGCCCAGGGCAAATTGATAg GTGCATTCGGACTGACTGAACCCAACCATGGCAGCGATCCCGGTGGCATGGAAACCCGCGCCAAATACGACAGCAAGACCAAGACATACATACTGAACGGATCCAAAACTTGGATCACCAGTGCACCCATTGCCGATGTCATTATTGTTTGGGCCAAGTGTGAAGATGGCAAGCTGCGTGGATTCATTGTGGATCGCAAGCTCTCTGCCAAGGGTTTGGATACACCCAAGATTGAGGGCAAATTCTCTTTGCGAGCTTCACCAACTGGCATGATCCTGATGGATGATGTGCATGTGCCTGAGGAGCAGTTGCTGCCAAATGCCCTGGGATTCAGTGGACCCTTCAACTGCCTGAACAATGCTCGTTACGGCATCGCGTGGGGCGCCTTGGGTGCAGCTGAGGCCTGTGTGGCGATCGGCCGTCAATATACCCTGGATCGCAAGCAATTCGGACGACCATTGGCCGCAAATCAGCTGATACAAAAGAAACTAGCAGATGCCACCACAGAGATTGCCCTTGGACTTCAGTCGTGTTTACATGTAGGTCGCCTTAAGGATCGCAAGCTTCACACACCCGAAATGATTTCATTGCTGAAGCGGAATAATGCGGGTAAATCGCTGGAGATTGCTCGGCATATGAGGGACATGCTGGGCGGCAATGGCATCAGTGATGAGTATCATGTCATAAGGCATGTGATGAATCTTGAATCAGTTAATACCTACGAGGGAACTCATGATATTCATGCTTTGATCTTGGGACGTGCTATCACTGGATTGGCAGCATTTGCcaattaa